The genomic region CCATCGTGGAGTCGTCGTATTTTGCTCTGCATTAAGGCTTTAAAGAGGTCCTTtctgaagaaagaaaaattaaTTCTTAGAAGTTATCTCACTGCATGAATCAGACGGTTTAGGCCAACtacagaatgaaataaaaatatattgtgaacTTACTCAAAGAGGTCAAATATGATGCACAGATGGCTTCGAAAGTAAAAGTATTCCTTCATGTGAGCTATATTGGCTTTGTTGCTCTTGTCTAACTTTTGCAAGGTCCTTAAAATTTTTAGTTCCGCCTCCGCAAACCCATGACCCCTAGAAGCAAAAGCATgttcataatgttttttttttttttatatatatataatgtctgTTTAATAAATTTAGCAGAAAAACATACATTACGCAGTGCAACTTTTACAGAACTATAGAGTTAGTGCTTTTGTTCATGGCAGGGCTCCGCTGTTCCTTTCCTACATAACCTGAATTTGTAAGTTGAAACTTGCTATTGTCTGTCTTTCTAACCTTAAAGAAGTATGTTAACTTTGCTAACGATGTACTGAAGTCATATCTACAGTAAATTTTTGTATCAAGAcaataaaattgaaaacattAAGTACATCAGTAACTGAATGACATTCTCAATGCCACCAAATTGATGAACACTTTTTTTGCTATACACATTGGTTTGGTGACATCTTACTCGGTTGTGTTTCGAAAGACCTTGACTGCCACGAGCATTGTTGTCTTGTGGTCCTTACACTTGAGAACTATTCCAGCAAATCCTGATCCTATCACCCTCAATATTTCAAAGCGGTAAGCCAGGTGGTCGCCAATCCtctgttgataaaaaaaataaaaataaaaataaaaagtcattaatTTATTACTTGGCTACAGAGTTTCACAGTAGGAACACATTCATGAAGAGTAAAGTGCCGTCACTCGAAAGTAGATATTTTGTGGACACAATATGTAGCGGTGTAATACAATTTTATTCATATAGTGCCAAATCACAACAGTTGTCTCATTACACTCTTCATCAAGGTTTGAAAGAAAGTTTTTTACAAGCAATTTTGATAGACAATGACTTGATTTTAGCAGCAATTTAATAATTCTGTGGAGCTTTTTTCTTGTTGTTATGCAGGGCTGCAGCTTTCGAATATTTCAGCACTCAAGTATCTTACTGAAAATCCCATAACAATGTTTTTGCTTAATATTTCACTTAAACTACcaattgttttcaatttttataCAATAAAGTTTTTATACCTTAAATCAGGCATATTCTCACATTCGCACTTCTGTCAATTCCTTTCACGCCTACATGGATACATCCATTGTGTATATTTTTGCAAGGCTTCGTGTCATAAAGCATTCGCAGAATATGCAGACGCGCTCGCCAAAATGTCGTCAACAACGGGAAGTGACGGGAGAGTGCCCAGGTCTGGTTTTcagaagctgagccgtgattggttgctacctgtgccccgagcaactgtgatgtcatattcagttgacagtgagtggcaaaatggccgctgcctgagatggataaaatgggtggattttgctgcttaattcatattccgcaaacaaaatattaaaccgAAAATGTTTGGAGTGACTTATCCTTTAAGCAGGGCCAGAATTAGAATATAAAAAGAATCCACAAGCATCAAACATTGCGCGGAACACTGTTCAATCAATAATATTGAACATTGAGAGAGTAACCGACAACTGCAAACCTACCAAGACCCGACCATCCCTTTAAACTTGTAGCATTGTCATGGCCTTTTGCCTGTGTGGCAACAGAAAATGTAAGTGGGTACCCTCATTAATTACAGAATGAGCTGCAGGTGATAACCACTGGTGACAAATACATCCATTACGTTATAacttgatacattttttttttttttctggtgtggcAACAATACATTTCCATAGTGcatgtaaaaaagaaagaaagaaagaaagaaagaaagaaagaaagaaagaaagaaagaaagaaagaaagaaagaaagaaagaaagaaagaaagaaagaaagaaagaagcaaGTCGTTCTGTATTTACTGGTTTGTAGAATCCTTGGTCATCATCAAATAACTTGACCTCCTCAGATAAGGTTTGTGTTCGTATTTTACTATCCTTTTTTCCGATGTACCAGACTTTCCTATATTCTTTAATTTCAATTTGCTCATACGGTGTCAAGAATCGTCTGTTATCTCGAAGAATACCTGTGCACAAATAAAGATATGTATGTTTGTCATGAGAATACAAACAACACAACTGAAAGGCTGGTGCCGTGAAGCTCTTACTTTCGTATGTCATACTTGGTAAATTGAACGTGAATATTTTGTTCTTGATGGTGGTTCGGTATGCCTGAATAGAACGAGAAActgaaaacatttacaataaaacttgacaaacttacaaatatacagtatacagaaaaaaaataggaacacTACATTAGAACAGACCTGTTTGGGTTTGTGGATGCCTTGCTGATGCATATGGCTGTGCGGGTATCTTATCTTTTGACATATTAATCCAATTTCTGTCatctgaggaggaggaggaggatttgATGGTGGCGATACCTGACTTTCTTCAGCACATTTTGTTGACTTTTGGTGGTCCTTGTTGCTTCTTGAAATTGGACTGATCTGGAAGTTCAAAAGGTAAGGTTAATACATATTTAGGCTGCTGTGAACAAAATACATAGGGAGGCTgagaaaataaattataaatattacatatcaaataaaatgctggCGGGGCTAATAAATGTTCCTGACCTACGCAGATTTCTGACGGCgctatagcaccccctagccCCGGTCTACCGTCCCTAAataaggtggaaaaaaaaatgtctggagCCCTGATTATATTAGAATGTTGGCCGCAATGAACGGACGTCCCTGCATTTATTCCAGTGGCAGGTGTTGATTTACCTCAGTGGCCAATTTGTGCCAATTTATGAAAAGAAGAGGGTAATCATAAAATCTcactttaaaaagcaaaaacaaaaacaaaaaaactaaaataaactgtaTACCTTGTTGGGTTGCAACATCGCTCTGTAAATACATGGTCGGTTGGGGAATCTCCTCCAATGTGCTGTCTTTTCAAGTCCCAAGCACTTCTGCTTGAAGACTTGAGCAATGTCAAGATGGTTGAAAGTAAACATTTATGCGCTCGCTTGGTGGTGCAATACGATTTATATCAGAAAACCTCGTAGTGACATAGGGCCGTTCTTTGAATTAAAGCCTCGTTGACATCGTCACGGTTTATCTAAAGACTTTTTTTAGTAAACCAGACAAGAAGTCATGCACGCGTCAGCAGAAAACTGTCGTCACAATTTGTGTTAAAAACAGCAGTTTGGCGCTGCCCGGTCCCAAGCTCCGTCCACTGCACCGCTTGCCTctctaaaatgaattaaaaaagtgAATGCCACACATTTTACTTGATTGGCTTTCTTCATCCTTAGAAAAAAGCCCACTCTACAATTCCTTTGTGATGGTTAGTGTTTAACGTATGTGTAATTCATCTCCAATTATAAAATTAAACGAGTATACGTTGATAGGCTGTCACGGGCAGTTATTTACCACCAGAGGGCAGAAGAGGACAAAATATGTCAAACAATGTGACCGTTTGCTTTCTGTCACTGATATTCACTGCTGAGGACTCAGAAAAAGTCAGTAGGCTATACTGACAGGTTAGTTAATCAGACCACACTCTCcacccaataaaacaaaactgcacctatCAGAGTGGCCTTTAattgtgggcagtctaaggcacacctgtgtactataatcatggtgtctaatcaacATCTTAATATGGCGCAACTGTGAGGtaggatggattatctcggcaaaggagaagtgctcactatcagatttagactggttcgTGAACagtatttgagagaaatgtcaatattgtgtatgttaaagtttttgatcttttgagttcatctcataaaaaatgggagcaaaaacaagtgCTGCGTTTGTTGAGTGACAATGTTGAGCTttgtcacaatattctaatgttGTGAAACACTGGATTTTTAGTTTTGTGTCTTTCTGCCATaatcatcaaaataaaaaaaataaaaaataaaaggcttgaaatatttcactttgtgattttttttgtcactttgctTATATAACATCTACGATTCACTTTTTGAAACACATTGAAATAAACTGACTTTTCGTTGATATTCTAATTATATGACTAGAACCTGGAAAAGTGTacataagtttaaatgtatgatttttttgggggatttttttttttgttgtaaacttGACGTGATGAAATGTTGACAGGTGACCAATCCACTGTACCCCCGTCTCTTGCCAAAAACTCAGTCAGGATAGGCTAAAATTGCCAGTGACCCAAAATGAAGACATGACATGTATAAGAAATGGTTGGATGGCACCCCAAATTGCTGGTGGATCCCCTGGCAACCTCACCTTTCAGCTGCCAGTAAAGGGGCAGTTTTCAATACAAAAGGTGAAAGACCGAAAAATCCCATTGACACCTTAAAGTTGTTGTAAACGGCAAAATGAGACATCATGGTATTGTTAACAGTACAAGCTGTGGGGATGTGGTACAATTGGTACACTTTTACATTGATATTGACCTATTCATCCAGTTTGGTTTGATGCTTTCCTATTTTCCTTTTGACAGTTTAGTTTTCATCGCTGGACATTTCATTTAGTGGCTGGAGTGTTGTGAAGTTGAATTATTGTgaccacaataaataaataacacctaAAAGCGGACATGCatgcatttgaaaatgttttgagtaTTGGTAAATACAAAAAGGCCTTtatctaaataaaaatgtccacaTTTATACATGCTTGAATAACAGGCTCCTTGTGGAAATATTTATGGGACGATGACAATGATAAAGTGGTCTCA from Festucalex cinctus isolate MCC-2025b chromosome 3, RoL_Fcin_1.0, whole genome shotgun sequence harbors:
- the LOC144015905 gene encoding dual specificity tyrosine-phosphorylation-regulated kinase 4-like isoform X3 produces the protein MFTFNHLDIAQVFKQKCLGLEKTAHWRRFPNRPCIYRAMLQPNKISPISRSNKDHQKSTKCAEESQVSPPSNPPPPPQMTEIGLICQKIRYPHSHMHQQGIHKPKQAYRTTIKNKIFTFNLPSMTYESILRDNRRFLTPYEQIEIKEYRKVWYIGKKDSKIRTQTLSEEVKLFDDDQGFYKPRIGDHLAYRFEILRVIGSGFAGIVLKCKDHKTTMLVAVKVFRNTTEKDLFKALMQSKIRRLHDGDIRKCATDVLKCLQVLKGMKIVHGDLKPENILLDKENNASVSDFGGCIFLKDNERPTIYTLPYMSPELLLGKTSTPATDMWSLGCVLGELDRGYALFRGHTKADMFFSITRVLGLPPMEMQIEANEKKFRIGSPDIEFAKQKNTLAMRIRSNNPKFLDFISCCLEYDIKKRLTPEQALRHPWILNTDAPKPMKTTIKMSVRAAKTSLLKRDKIAPPLLQPLVPHK
- the LOC144015905 gene encoding dual specificity tyrosine-phosphorylation-regulated kinase 4-like isoform X2 encodes the protein MFTFNHLDIAQVFKQKCLGLEKTAHWRRFPNRPCIYRAMLQPNKISPISRSNKDHQKSTKCAEESQVSPPSNPPPPPQMTEIGLICQKIRYPHSHMHQQGIHKPKQAYRTTIKNKIFTFNLPSMTYESILRDNRRFLTPYEQIEIKEYRKVWYIGKKDSKIRTQTLSEEVKLFDDDQGFYKPRIGDHLAYRFEILRVIGSGFAGIVLKCKDHKTTMLVAVKVFRNTTEGHGFAEAELKILRTLQKLDKSNKANIAHMKEYFYFRSHLCIIFDLFEKDLFKALMQSKIRRLHDGDIRKCATDVLKCLQVLKGMKIVHGDLKPENILLDKENNASVSDFGGCIFLKDNELLLGKTSTPATDMWSLGCVLGELDRGYALFRGHTKADMFFSITRVLGLPPMEMQIEANEKKFRIGSPDIEFAKQKNTLAMRIRSNNPKFLDFISCCLEYDIKKRLTPEQALRHPWILNTDAPKPMKTTIKMSVRAAKTSLLKRDKIAPPLLQPLVPHK
- the LOC144015905 gene encoding dual specificity tyrosine-phosphorylation-regulated kinase 4-like isoform X1, which codes for MFTFNHLDIAQVFKQKCLGLEKTAHWRRFPNRPCIYRAMLQPNKISPISRSNKDHQKSTKCAEESQVSPPSNPPPPPQMTEIGLICQKIRYPHSHMHQQGIHKPKQAYRTTIKNKIFTFNLPSMTYESILRDNRRFLTPYEQIEIKEYRKVWYIGKKDSKIRTQTLSEEVKLFDDDQGFYKPRIGDHLAYRFEILRVIGSGFAGIVLKCKDHKTTMLVAVKVFRNTTEGHGFAEAELKILRTLQKLDKSNKANIAHMKEYFYFRSHLCIIFDLFEKDLFKALMQSKIRRLHDGDIRKCATDVLKCLQVLKGMKIVHGDLKPENILLDKENNASVSDFGGCIFLKDNERPTIYTLPYMSPELLLGKTSTPATDMWSLGCVLGELDRGYALFRGHTKADMFFSITRVLGLPPMEMQIEANEKKFRIGSPDIEFAKQKNTLAMRIRSNNPKFLDFISCCLEYDIKKRLTPEQALRHPWILNTDAPKPMKTTIKMSVRAAKTSLLKRDKIAPPLLQPLVPHK
- the LOC144015905 gene encoding dual specificity tyrosine-phosphorylation-regulated kinase 4-like isoform X5 gives rise to the protein MFTFNHLDIAQVFKQKCLGLEKTAHWRRFPNRPCIYRAMLQPNKISPISRSNKDHQKSTKCAEESQVSPPSNPPPPPQMTEIGLICQKIRYPHSHMHQQGIHKPKQAYRTTIKNKIFTFNLPSMTYESILRDNRRFLTPYEQIEIKEYRKVWYIGKKDSKIRTQTLSEEVKLFDDDQGFYKPRIGDHLAYRFEILRVIGSGFAGIVLKCKDHKTTMLVAVKVFRNTTEGHGFAEAELKILRTLQKLDKSNKANIAHMKEYFYFRSHLCIIFDLFEKDLFKALMQSKIRRLHDGDIRKCATDVLKCLQVLKGMKIVHGDLKPENILLDKENNASVSDFGGCIFLKDNERPTIYTLPYMSPELLLGKTSTPATDMWSLGCVLGELDRGYALFRGHTKADMFFSITRVLGLPPMEMQIEANEKKFRIARTLNLQNKKTHWP